A genomic window from Streptomyces sp. 846.5 includes:
- the thiD gene encoding bifunctional hydroxymethylpyrimidine kinase/phosphomethylpyrimidine kinase: MSTRTAPPRVLTVAGSDSGGGAGIQADLKTMLALGVHGMSVIAAVTAQNSVGVQGYWELPAEAVRAQFRSVVDDIGVQAVKTGMLASAELVATVAELLAGVDAPVVVDPVGVSKHGDALLADSAVSVLRDRLLPVATVATPNLHEVAQLTGIEVSRESGMPDAARALQDLGPVWALIKGGHLQGEAADLLRGPDGEEHWFRAARYDNRHTHGTGCTLASAIASELALGLDVPEAVAAAKEYVTGAIAGGFALGAGIGPVDHGWRWR, from the coding sequence ATGTCGACACGTACTGCACCGCCGCGGGTGCTCACCGTCGCCGGATCCGACTCCGGAGGCGGCGCGGGCATCCAGGCCGACCTGAAGACCATGCTGGCGCTCGGCGTCCACGGCATGAGCGTGATCGCCGCCGTCACCGCGCAGAACTCGGTCGGGGTGCAGGGCTACTGGGAGCTCCCGGCGGAGGCGGTGCGGGCCCAGTTCCGCAGCGTGGTCGACGACATCGGCGTCCAGGCGGTGAAGACCGGGATGCTGGCCTCGGCCGAACTGGTGGCCACCGTCGCCGAACTGCTCGCGGGCGTGGACGCCCCGGTCGTGGTCGATCCGGTGGGCGTCTCCAAGCACGGCGACGCGCTGCTGGCCGACTCCGCGGTCTCGGTGCTGCGGGACCGGCTCCTGCCGGTGGCCACCGTCGCCACGCCCAACCTGCACGAAGTGGCACAGCTCACAGGCATCGAGGTGAGCCGCGAGAGCGGGATGCCGGACGCGGCCCGGGCGCTCCAGGACCTCGGCCCGGTCTGGGCCCTGATCAAGGGCGGCCACCTGCAGGGCGAGGCCGCCGACCTGCTGCGCGGGCCGGACGGCGAGGAGCACTGGTTCCGTGCCGCCCGCTACGACAACCGGCACACCCACGGCACCGGCTGCACCCTGGCCAGCGCGATCGCCTCGGAGCTGGCCCTGGGCCTGGACGTGCCCGAGGCGGTGGCCGCCGCCAAGGAGTACGTCACCGGCGCGATCGCGGGCGGCTTCGCCCTGGGCGCGGGCATCGGCCCGGTCGACCACGGCTGGCGCTGGCGCTGA
- a CDS encoding 6-phosphofructokinase — protein sequence MRIGVLTSGGDCPGLNAVIRSVVHRAVADHKDTVVGIEDGFLGLIEGRGRPLALDDVHGILTRGGTVLGSARVARDRMRDGVARAAELAEALGIDALITIGGEGTLTAAQLFSDAGLPVVAVPKTIDNDIDATDVTFGHDTAVHVATEAIDRLKTTAESHQRVMVVELMGRHTGWITLHAGMAGGAHGILIPERPFDVEEVCRMVEERFSRGKKFAIVAVAEGAAPQPGTMRFEHGATDAYGHQTFGGIGTRLAGEIAQWLGKESKPVILGHVQRGGTPTAQDRVLATRFGWHAVEAVHKGAYGHMTALRGTDIRLVPIVDAVTRLKTVPESRWSEAEAVL from the coding sequence ATGCGAATCGGTGTGCTGACCAGCGGCGGGGACTGTCCGGGACTGAACGCGGTGATCCGCTCGGTGGTGCACCGCGCGGTCGCCGACCACAAGGACACCGTCGTCGGCATCGAGGACGGCTTCCTGGGTCTGATCGAGGGCCGCGGCCGTCCGCTGGCCCTGGACGACGTCCACGGCATCCTCACCCGCGGCGGCACCGTCCTCGGCTCGGCCCGGGTGGCCAGGGACCGGATGCGCGACGGTGTGGCCCGGGCCGCCGAGCTGGCCGAGGCGCTCGGCATCGACGCCCTGATCACCATCGGCGGCGAGGGCACCCTTACCGCCGCCCAGCTGTTCAGCGACGCCGGGCTGCCGGTCGTCGCCGTGCCCAAGACCATCGACAACGACATCGACGCCACCGACGTCACCTTCGGCCACGACACCGCGGTCCATGTCGCCACCGAGGCCATCGACCGGCTGAAGACCACCGCCGAGTCACACCAACGGGTGATGGTGGTCGAACTGATGGGCAGGCACACCGGCTGGATCACCCTGCACGCCGGGATGGCCGGCGGCGCCCACGGCATCCTCATCCCGGAGCGGCCCTTCGACGTCGAGGAGGTCTGCCGGATGGTCGAGGAGCGGTTCTCCCGGGGCAAGAAGTTCGCCATCGTGGCCGTCGCCGAGGGCGCCGCCCCGCAGCCGGGCACCATGCGCTTCGAGCACGGCGCGACCGACGCCTACGGTCACCAGACCTTCGGCGGCATCGGCACCCGGCTGGCCGGCGAGATCGCCCAGTGGCTCGGCAAGGAGTCCAAGCCGGTGATCCTGGGCCACGTCCAGCGCGGCGGCACCCCCACCGCCCAGGACCGGGTGCTCGCCACCCGCTTCGGCTGGCACGCCGTGGAGGCCGTGCACAAGGGCGCCTACGGCCATATGACGGCGCTGCGCGGCACCGACATCCGGCTGGTCCCGATCGTGGACGCGGTGACCCGGCTGAAGACCGTCCCCGAGAGCCGCTGGTCGGAGGCGGAGGCGGTGCTCTAG
- a CDS encoding thiamine-phosphate kinase: MQGTVGELGEFGLIRELTARLPRTRAVELGPGDDAAVVATPDGRVVASTDVLLEGRHFRRDWSTAYDVGRKSAAQNLADIAAMGAAPTALLLGLVAPAELPATWALELMDGIRDECQVAGAAVVGGDVVRGDTIMVAITALGDLQGRAAVTRSGARPGDVVAVTGWLGWSAAGFTVLSRGFRSPRAFVEAHRRPEPPYHAGPAAAQLGATSMIDVSDGLVADLGHVAEASGVHIDLRAAGFDIPAQMADIGQAVGVDPLTWVLSGGEDHALVATFPPDTHLPSRWRIVGEVTRPAGLSKTGTVTVDGAVWDRVGGWDHFGG, translated from the coding sequence ATGCAGGGCACCGTCGGCGAGCTCGGCGAGTTCGGGCTGATCCGTGAGCTGACCGCGAGGCTGCCCCGGACCAGGGCCGTGGAACTCGGCCCCGGCGACGACGCGGCCGTGGTCGCGACCCCGGACGGACGGGTCGTCGCCAGCACCGACGTGCTGCTGGAGGGCCGGCACTTCCGGCGGGACTGGTCCACCGCCTACGACGTGGGCCGCAAGTCCGCCGCGCAGAACCTCGCCGACATCGCCGCCATGGGCGCCGCGCCCACCGCGCTGCTGCTGGGCCTGGTCGCCCCGGCCGAGCTCCCGGCCACCTGGGCGCTGGAGCTGATGGACGGCATCAGGGACGAGTGCCAGGTCGCCGGGGCCGCCGTGGTCGGCGGCGATGTGGTGCGCGGCGACACCATCATGGTGGCCATCACCGCCCTCGGCGACCTCCAGGGCCGCGCCGCGGTGACCCGCTCCGGCGCCCGCCCGGGCGACGTGGTGGCGGTGACCGGCTGGCTCGGCTGGTCCGCCGCGGGCTTCACGGTCCTCTCCCGCGGCTTCCGCTCGCCGCGCGCCTTCGTCGAGGCGCACCGCCGTCCGGAGCCGCCGTACCACGCGGGCCCCGCGGCGGCGCAGCTCGGCGCCACCTCGATGATCGACGTCAGCGACGGCCTGGTCGCCGACCTGGGACACGTGGCCGAGGCCAGCGGCGTCCACATCGACCTGCGGGCGGCCGGGTTCGACATCCCCGCGCAGATGGCCGACATCGGCCAGGCGGTCGGGGTCGACCCGCTGACCTGGGTGCTCTCCGGCGGCGAGGACCACGCCCTGGTCGCCACCTTCCCCCCGGACACCCACCTCCCCTCGCGCTGGCGCATCGTCGGCGAGGTCACCCGGCCGGCCGGGCTGTCCAAGACCGGCACCGTGACGGTGGACGGCGCCGTCTGGGACCGGGTCGGCGGCTGGGACCACTTCGGCGGCTGA
- a CDS encoding Lrp/AsnC ligand binding domain-containing protein — protein MVHAYILVQTEVGKASAVAGVIAAITGVLQAEDVTGPYDVIVRAEAPTMDDLGRMVVAQIQQVEGITRTLTCPVVNL, from the coding sequence GTGGTACACGCCTACATCCTCGTGCAGACCGAAGTAGGAAAAGCGTCCGCAGTAGCCGGGGTGATAGCCGCCATCACGGGCGTACTGCAGGCCGAGGACGTCACCGGGCCCTATGACGTCATCGTCCGGGCCGAAGCCCCGACCATGGACGACCTGGGCCGCATGGTCGTCGCCCAGATCCAGCAGGTCGAGGGCATCACCCGAACCCTGACCTGCCCGGTGGTGAATCTGTAG
- a CDS encoding DUF3515 domain-containing protein codes for MSYCPPRRALTALLPATALLLAGCSGGGAVQVAAPTPTGTAAARCGALVKALPGTLLGQRSRPVSPASTTTAAWGDPAITLRCGVGTPGALDPTSSEYDPNLAHHDAQDVNGVCWLIGQTRGGGYRFTTIVQKTYVEVNVPAAYAGQQSPLGGLASAVLASDPADPARAQFNCI; via the coding sequence GTGAGCTACTGCCCGCCCCGCCGCGCCCTGACGGCCCTGCTGCCCGCGACGGCCCTGCTGCTGGCGGGCTGCTCGGGCGGCGGCGCCGTTCAGGTGGCTGCGCCGACACCGACGGGCACCGCGGCGGCGCGGTGCGGTGCGCTGGTGAAGGCGCTGCCCGGGACGCTGCTGGGGCAGCGCTCCCGCCCCGTCTCGCCGGCCTCGACCACCACCGCGGCCTGGGGGGACCCGGCGATCACGCTGCGGTGCGGGGTGGGCACCCCGGGGGCCCTGGACCCGACCTCCAGCGAGTACGACCCCAATCTGGCCCACCACGACGCGCAGGACGTCAACGGGGTGTGCTGGCTGATCGGGCAGACCCGGGGCGGGGGGTACCGGTTCACCACGATCGTCCAGAAGACCTATGTCGAGGTGAACGTCCCCGCGGCCTATGCGGGGCAGCAGTCGCCGCTGGGGGGGCTGGCGTCGGCGGTGCTGGCGAGCGACCCGGCGGATCCGGCTCGGGCGCAGTTCAACTGCATCTGA
- a CDS encoding ISL3 family transposase: protein MRFTTVLKALVGCEEAAPEDMWFEDESQVMVIAVRAKSRVRRRCGSCGTRSPGFDAGAGRRRWRHLDAAGLKLFLEADAPRVRCKRHGVVVAAVPWARHGAGHTYDFDQQVTWMATECSKAATAQLMRTAWRTVGAIITRYQREADAGIDRLAGLRRIGIDEISYRRGQKYMTVVVDHDTRKVVWMCEGHGKDPLRGFFDALGEERSHKLTHISADGAEWIADVVAERAPNAVRAMDPFHVVAWATDALDEERRAAWNRARREAGDPDLARKLKHSRHALWKNPEDLTPRQQAKLGWIATNDPRLHRAYLLKEGLRTIYQIARTEGTDAAIAALDRWLTWAARSRILAFVELGRKIRRHYDAILHAVVEQLSNGLIESTNTKTRLIIRRGFGFRTAEAIIALVMLCLGGNRPHLPRRQPA from the coding sequence GTGCGGTTCACCACCGTATTGAAGGCACTGGTCGGATGCGAGGAAGCAGCGCCGGAGGACATGTGGTTCGAGGATGAATCGCAGGTCATGGTGATCGCGGTGCGGGCGAAGTCGCGGGTGCGACGGCGGTGCGGGAGCTGCGGGACCCGCAGTCCGGGGTTTGATGCCGGGGCTGGTCGACGCCGCTGGCGACACCTGGACGCGGCCGGGCTGAAGCTGTTCCTGGAGGCCGACGCACCTCGGGTGAGGTGCAAGCGACACGGAGTGGTGGTCGCCGCGGTGCCCTGGGCGAGGCACGGCGCCGGTCACACCTACGACTTCGACCAGCAGGTCACCTGGATGGCCACCGAGTGCTCCAAAGCGGCCACCGCCCAGCTGATGCGGACTGCCTGGCGCACCGTGGGCGCGATCATCACCCGCTACCAACGCGAGGCTGACGCGGGCATCGACCGCCTCGCCGGCCTGCGCCGGATCGGCATCGACGAGATCTCCTACCGCAGGGGCCAGAAGTACATGACCGTCGTGGTGGACCACGACACCCGCAAGGTCGTATGGATGTGCGAGGGCCACGGCAAGGACCCGCTGCGCGGCTTCTTCGACGCGCTCGGCGAGGAACGTTCCCACAAGCTCACCCACATCAGCGCGGACGGTGCGGAGTGGATCGCCGACGTGGTCGCCGAACGGGCCCCCAACGCCGTGCGCGCCATGGACCCGTTCCACGTGGTCGCCTGGGCCACTGATGCCCTGGACGAGGAGCGCCGCGCCGCCTGGAACCGAGCCCGGCGCGAGGCCGGCGACCCTGATCTGGCACGTAAGTTGAAGCACTCCCGGCACGCCCTGTGGAAGAACCCCGAAGACCTCACGCCCCGCCAGCAGGCCAAACTCGGCTGGATCGCGACCAACGACCCCCGCCTGCACCGCGCCTACCTCCTCAAGGAGGGCCTGCGCACGATCTACCAGATCGCCAGAACCGAGGGGACCGATGCCGCCATTGCCGCCCTGGACCGCTGGCTGACCTGGGCCGCACGCAGCCGCATCCTCGCGTTCGTCGAACTCGGCCGCAAGATCCGCCGTCACTACGACGCCATCCTCCACGCCGTCGTCGAGCAACTGAGCAACGGACTGATCGAGTCAACGAACACCAAGACCAGGCTCATCATCCGCCGGGGCTTCGGCTTCCGCACCGCCGAAGCAATCATCGCCCTCGTCATGCTCTGCCTCGGCGGCAACCGCCCGCACCTACCCCGCCGCCAACCCGCATGA
- a CDS encoding D-alanine--D-alanine ligase family protein, which translates to MSTESSSPVPAADPAFAAASARKPRVAIVFGGRSSEHAVSTITAGSVLRAIDREAYQVLPIGITADGRWALTADEPARMAITDGRLPSVDQVAESAEGQVTLPVNPVSRGELVYTEPGAVPKALGEVDVVLPLLHGPWGEDGTVQGLLELSGVPYVGSGVLASAVGMDKEYTKRLLQAFGLPVGPYTVVRPREWDVEANRPAVRARIAELGFPVFVKPARAGSSMGITKVSDPEQLDAAMAEARRHDPKLIIEAGLVGRELECGVLEFEDGPRASLPAEVMVGEGYDFYDFEAKYIDSSDVQIPAALTEDETARLQALAVEVFEALSCEGLARVDVFLLADGTFVVNEINTMPGFTPISAYPRMWEASGVPYPELIDRLIKAALRRSTGLR; encoded by the coding sequence ATGAGCACTGAGTCCTCCTCCCCAGTCCCGGCTGCCGACCCCGCGTTCGCCGCAGCCTCCGCCCGCAAGCCGCGTGTCGCGATCGTCTTCGGTGGTCGCAGCTCCGAACACGCCGTTTCCACGATCACGGCGGGCAGCGTGCTGCGCGCCATCGACCGCGAGGCGTACCAGGTGCTGCCGATCGGCATCACCGCCGACGGCCGCTGGGCGCTGACCGCCGACGAGCCGGCCAGGATGGCCATCACCGACGGCAGGCTTCCCAGCGTCGACCAGGTCGCCGAGTCCGCCGAGGGACAGGTCACCCTGCCGGTCAATCCGGTGTCCAGGGGCGAGCTGGTCTACACCGAGCCGGGCGCCGTCCCCAAGGCGCTGGGCGAGGTGGACGTGGTCCTCCCGCTGCTGCACGGCCCCTGGGGCGAGGACGGCACCGTCCAGGGCCTGCTGGAGCTCTCCGGGGTGCCCTATGTCGGCTCCGGCGTGCTGGCCAGCGCGGTGGGCATGGACAAGGAGTACACCAAGCGGCTGCTGCAGGCCTTCGGGCTGCCGGTCGGCCCGTACACCGTGGTCCGTCCGCGCGAGTGGGACGTCGAGGCCAACCGGCCCGCCGTCCGGGCCAGGATCGCCGAGTTGGGCTTCCCGGTGTTCGTGAAGCCGGCCAGGGCCGGCTCCAGCATGGGCATCACCAAGGTCTCCGACCCGGAGCAGCTGGACGCCGCGATGGCGGAGGCCCGCCGGCACGACCCCAAGCTGATCATCGAGGCCGGACTGGTCGGCCGTGAACTGGAGTGCGGCGTCCTGGAGTTCGAGGACGGCCCGCGGGCCAGCCTGCCGGCCGAGGTGATGGTCGGCGAGGGCTACGACTTCTACGACTTCGAGGCCAAGTACATCGACTCCAGCGATGTGCAGATCCCCGCGGCGCTCACCGAGGACGAGACCGCGCGGCTGCAGGCGCTGGCCGTCGAGGTGTTCGAGGCGCTGTCCTGCGAGGGCCTGGCCCGGGTGGACGTCTTCCTGCTGGCGGACGGGACCTTCGTGGTCAACGAGATCAACACGATGCCGGGCTTCACCCCCATCTCCGCGTACCCACGCATGTGGGAGGCGTCCGGGGTGCCCTACCCGGAGCTGATCGACCGTCTGATCAAGGCGGCACTGCGGCGCAGCACGGGCCTGCGGTAG
- a CDS encoding NAD(P)H-dependent glycerol-3-phosphate dehydrogenase, whose translation MTTRCAVFGTGSWGTAFAMILADAGCEVSLWGRRPELTETINRTRHNPDYFPDLELPPGVSATSDPAEAAAGAEFAVLVVPSQTLRANLEAWTPVLDRRTVLVSMMKGVELGSGKLMSEVIAEVTGAGPERIAVVSGPNLAAEIVRRQPAASVVASEDEEVAKRLQAACQTGYFRPYTNTDVVGCELGGAVKNVIGLAVGIADGMGLGDNTKASLITRGLAETSRLGLAMGADPYTFAGLAGMGDLVATCSSPLSRNHTFGTNLGRGMTLQETIAATKQTAEGVTSCESVLDLARRHGVDMPITETVVDIVHGGKPPLVAVKELMSRSAKPERR comes from the coding sequence GTGACGACCCGTTGTGCCGTGTTTGGAACCGGGTCGTGGGGCACGGCTTTCGCGATGATCCTCGCCGACGCCGGCTGTGAGGTCTCGCTGTGGGGACGCCGCCCCGAACTGACGGAGACCATCAACCGGACCCGCCACAACCCGGACTACTTCCCCGACCTGGAGCTTCCGCCGGGGGTCAGCGCGACCAGCGACCCGGCCGAGGCCGCCGCCGGTGCGGAGTTCGCGGTGCTGGTGGTGCCGTCGCAGACGCTGCGGGCCAACCTGGAGGCCTGGACGCCGGTGCTCGACCGGCGGACGGTGCTGGTCAGCATGATGAAGGGGGTCGAGCTCGGCAGCGGCAAGCTGATGAGCGAGGTCATCGCCGAGGTCACCGGCGCCGGTCCGGAGCGGATCGCGGTGGTGTCAGGACCCAACCTGGCCGCCGAGATCGTCCGCAGGCAGCCCGCGGCGAGCGTGGTGGCCAGTGAGGACGAGGAGGTCGCCAAGCGGCTCCAGGCGGCCTGCCAGACCGGCTACTTCCGCCCGTACACCAACACCGACGTGGTCGGCTGCGAGCTCGGCGGCGCGGTGAAGAACGTCATCGGCCTGGCGGTCGGCATCGCGGACGGCATGGGCCTGGGCGACAACACCAAGGCCTCGCTGATCACCCGCGGCCTGGCCGAGACCAGCCGGCTGGGCCTCGCGATGGGCGCGGACCCGTACACCTTCGCGGGGTTGGCGGGGATGGGCGACCTGGTCGCCACCTGCTCCTCGCCGCTGTCCCGCAACCACACCTTCGGCACCAACCTGGGCCGCGGGATGACCCTGCAGGAGACCATCGCGGCCACCAAGCAGACCGCGGAGGGGGTCACCTCCTGCGAGTCGGTGCTGGACCTGGCCCGGCGGCACGGGGTGGACATGCCGATCACCGAGACCGTGGTGGACATCGTCCACGGCGGGAAGCCCCCGCTGGTCGCCGTCAAGGAACTGATGTCCCGTTCGGCGAAGCCCGAGCGCCGCTGA
- a CDS encoding lysophospholipid acyltransferase family protein, producing the protein MPGRSTKAARRRYGFWYRLAAAIGKPPLFLLTKRDWSGMENFPETGGFITVINHNSYLDPLVYGHFQYDSGRPARFLGKAGVFKVPVIGRILHGAGQIPVYRGSADAAYAFRAAVEAVDKGECVAFYPEGTLTRDPELWPMTAKTGAARVALMTGAPVIPVAQWGAHEIIPRYARGGKGDRRFQPFPRHTVQVAAGPAVDLSAFQDKPITGPVLREATEVIMDAITALLEQLRDEKAPPVRYDVQRAATEQRREREAGR; encoded by the coding sequence GTGCCCGGCAGGAGTACGAAGGCGGCCCGTCGCAGATACGGATTCTGGTACCGCCTCGCGGCAGCCATCGGAAAGCCGCCGCTGTTCCTGCTGACCAAGCGCGACTGGAGCGGAATGGAGAATTTCCCGGAGACCGGGGGGTTCATCACCGTGATCAACCACAACTCCTATCTGGACCCGCTGGTCTACGGCCACTTCCAGTACGACTCCGGGCGCCCCGCCCGCTTCCTCGGCAAGGCCGGGGTGTTCAAGGTGCCGGTCATCGGCCGGATCCTGCACGGCGCCGGGCAGATCCCGGTGTACCGGGGCTCCGCCGACGCCGCCTACGCCTTCCGGGCCGCCGTCGAGGCCGTCGACAAGGGCGAGTGCGTGGCCTTCTACCCCGAGGGCACGCTGACCCGCGACCCGGAGCTGTGGCCGATGACGGCCAAGACCGGTGCGGCCAGGGTCGCGCTGATGACCGGCGCCCCGGTGATCCCGGTGGCGCAGTGGGGCGCGCACGAGATCATTCCGCGCTATGCCAGGGGCGGCAAGGGCGATCGCAGGTTCCAGCCCTTCCCGCGGCACACGGTCCAGGTCGCCGCGGGCCCCGCGGTGGACCTGAGTGCCTTTCAGGACAAGCCGATCACCGGCCCGGTGCTCCGCGAGGCCACCGAAGTGATCATGGATGCCATCACCGCGCTGTTGGAGCAGTTGCGCGACGAGAAGGCGCCCCCCGTACGCTACGACGTGCAGCGCGCCGCGACGGAGCAGCGCCGGGAGAGGGAGGCCGGTCGGTGA
- the cofC gene encoding 2-phospho-L-lactate guanylyltransferase, with protein MSPLRWTLVVPLKPLARAKSRLADATGALRPELAMAFAQDTVAAALDCPSVARVLVVSDDAVAGAALAVLGAELLPDLPRAGLNAALAHGAEEARGRFGAGRVAALSADLPALRPAELDRVLRAAAGQRRAFLADAQGVGTTLLAAAAGVPLGPGFEGGSRLRHARSGAHELTLPDVPSVRRDVDTLDDLREALALGAGPRTVALAALVSLSAGRPADLG; from the coding sequence GTGAGCCCCCTCCGCTGGACCCTGGTCGTGCCGCTGAAACCGCTGGCGCGCGCCAAGAGCAGGCTGGCCGACGCCACCGGGGCGCTGCGGCCCGAACTCGCCATGGCCTTCGCCCAGGACACCGTGGCGGCGGCGCTCGACTGCCCGTCGGTGGCACGGGTGCTGGTGGTCTCGGACGACGCGGTCGCCGGGGCGGCGCTGGCGGTCCTGGGCGCGGAACTGCTGCCGGACCTCCCCCGGGCGGGGCTCAACGCCGCGCTGGCGCACGGCGCGGAGGAGGCGCGCGGCCGGTTCGGGGCGGGGCGGGTCGCCGCACTGTCGGCCGATCTGCCCGCGCTGCGCCCGGCGGAGCTGGACCGGGTGCTGCGGGCCGCGGCCGGACAGCGGCGGGCCTTCCTGGCCGACGCCCAGGGCGTCGGCACCACCCTGCTCGCAGCCGCCGCCGGGGTACCGCTGGGACCGGGCTTCGAGGGCGGCTCCCGGCTGCGCCACGCCCGCTCCGGCGCCCACGAGCTGACGCTCCCTGATGTCCCCTCCGTCCGCAGGGACGTGGACACCCTGGACGACCTCCGCGAGGCGCTGGCGCTGGGCGCAGGGCCGCGTACGGTCGCGCTGGCGGCACTGGTCAGCCTCTCGGCCGGTCGGCCGGCTGATCTAGGCTGA
- a CDS encoding HU family DNA-binding protein produces MNKAQLVEAVAEQLGGRRAAAEAVDAVLDTIVRAVTAGDRVSVTGFGTFEKVDRSARFARNPQTGERVKVKKTAVPRFRPGQGFKDLVSGSKKLPKTGPSVKKAPKGSLTPGKSGMTAPAGSPAAKKAAAKKTTAKKATATVKKAVAVKKTTAAAAAKKTTAVKAAAPAKKAAVKKTAVKKTTTAAKKTSAASKAPAKKTVTASATRPAAKKATTAKKAVAAKKTAVKATTAKKAVARKAPAKRVVKKV; encoded by the coding sequence GTGAACAAGGCGCAGCTTGTTGAAGCGGTGGCCGAGCAGCTGGGTGGCCGTCGGGCCGCCGCAGAAGCAGTGGACGCTGTGCTCGACACCATCGTCCGTGCGGTGACCGCGGGAGACCGCGTATCCGTCACCGGTTTCGGCACTTTCGAGAAGGTGGACCGCTCCGCGCGGTTCGCCCGCAACCCGCAGACCGGCGAGCGGGTCAAGGTCAAGAAGACCGCGGTGCCCCGCTTCCGTCCGGGTCAGGGCTTCAAGGACCTGGTCAGCGGCTCGAAGAAGCTTCCGAAGACCGGCCCGTCGGTCAAGAAGGCCCCCAAGGGCTCTCTGACCCCGGGCAAGAGCGGGATGACGGCTCCGGCCGGCTCCCCGGCCGCGAAGAAGGCGGCGGCCAAGAAGACCACCGCTAAGAAGGCGACGGCGACGGTGAAGAAGGCAGTCGCGGTCAAGAAGACCACGGCTGCCGCAGCGGCCAAGAAGACCACGGCCGTGAAGGCCGCGGCCCCCGCGAAGAAGGCGGCGGTCAAGAAGACCGCCGTCAAGAAGACCACCACCGCGGCGAAGAAGACCTCGGCGGCGTCCAAGGCCCCGGCGAAGAAGACGGTCACCGCCTCGGCGACCCGTCCGGCCGCCAAGAAGGCGACCACGGCCAAGAAGGCCGTCGCGGCGAAGAAGACGGCCGTCAAGGCCACCACGGCGAAGAAGGCTGTCGCCAGGAAGGCTCCCGCCAAGCGGGTCGTCAAGAAGGTCTGA
- the leuD gene encoding 3-isopropylmalate dehydratase small subunit yields the protein MEKFTTHTGRAVPLRRSNVDTDQIIPAHWLKKVTRTGFEDGLFEAWRKDDSFVLNQPQYAGASILVAGPEFGTGSSREHAVWALENYGFRAVISSRFADIFRGNSLKNGLLTVILPQETVERIWALIEADPTAEVTVDLEAREVRAEGVTDSFELDENVRWRLLNGLDDISITLQQESEIAAFESERPAFKPRTQPVG from the coding sequence ATGGAGAAGTTCACCACCCACACCGGCCGGGCCGTCCCGCTGCGCCGCAGCAATGTCGACACCGACCAGATCATCCCGGCGCACTGGCTGAAGAAGGTCACCCGCACCGGTTTTGAGGACGGCCTGTTCGAGGCCTGGCGCAAGGACGACAGCTTCGTCCTCAACCAGCCGCAGTACGCCGGGGCCAGCATCCTGGTCGCCGGACCCGAGTTCGGCACCGGCTCGTCCCGCGAGCACGCCGTCTGGGCGCTGGAGAACTACGGCTTCCGGGCCGTCATCTCCTCCCGCTTCGCCGACATCTTCCGTGGCAACTCGCTGAAGAACGGCCTGCTGACGGTCATCCTCCCGCAGGAGACCGTGGAGCGGATCTGGGCCCTGATCGAGGCCGACCCGACCGCGGAGGTCACCGTCGACCTGGAGGCCCGCGAGGTGCGCGCCGAGGGCGTCACGGACTCGTTCGAACTGGACGAGAACGTCCGTTGGCGGCTGCTCAACGGCCTGGACGACATCAGCATCACGCTCCAGCAGGAGTCCGAGATCGCCGCGTTCGAGTCCGAGCGGCCCGCTTTCAAGCCGCGTACCCAGCCGGTCGGCTGA